In Pseudocalidococcus azoricus BACA0444, a single genomic region encodes these proteins:
- a CDS encoding GumC family protein → MFFVLGNSLIWGIAGLYLLLSPARYTSKLSLILPGSTPGVSVSLPNIGQASTVPTSPFNNVQVDPRANYKYILMGNQVIDAAAKSQNLTSQSFGVPRIKLLDTTSIIEVELSGNTPVEAQEKAWALYNQFTQELNTLRSKVIAQQDVGIQGLLKTARTRLEIAQKNLSNYKSKSGLSSEDQLNSLSTNIEELRRLRSEAIGERQKAANQQAQLSKTLGLSPQQANFAYVLQADQRFQDNLRDYSQSSAQLAVLLGKWGPNHPVVATQMSKQKQARQALIQRSIALLGFPISPDQVARINISQTAPGAGREALFTKLITLQAEQQGLTAQAEGMSQQILQLEQRLRLLAQKQAVLESYQREVQIAQAVFSSTLAQNDLGQSNIFANYPQVQILTPPILPQEPSSPNPKLALLGAVCSSLLLIAGLTLYWFKIKKNTTMTSAQATQ, encoded by the coding sequence TTGGGGGATTGCCGGACTTTATCTACTCCTGTCGCCAGCACGTTACACCAGTAAGCTATCTCTCATTTTGCCGGGCAGTACTCCAGGGGTGAGTGTCTCTCTACCCAATATTGGCCAAGCGTCTACCGTGCCGACTTCGCCCTTTAATAATGTTCAGGTTGACCCTCGAGCTAACTATAAATATATTCTCATGGGAAATCAGGTCATTGATGCGGCTGCCAAAAGTCAAAATTTGACATCCCAGAGCTTTGGTGTGCCCCGAATTAAGCTCCTGGATACCACCAGCATCATCGAAGTTGAACTAAGTGGTAACACTCCTGTAGAGGCTCAGGAAAAAGCATGGGCCCTCTATAACCAATTTACGCAAGAGTTAAATACCCTTCGCTCAAAAGTCATTGCTCAACAGGATGTCGGAATACAGGGATTACTCAAAACTGCCCGGACTAGACTGGAAATAGCCCAAAAGAATTTATCAAACTACAAGTCCAAGTCTGGTCTCAGTTCCGAAGATCAATTAAATAGTCTTTCAACCAACATTGAAGAATTAAGGCGATTGCGCTCGGAAGCGATTGGGGAGCGTCAAAAAGCTGCGAATCAGCAGGCCCAACTCTCTAAAACCCTCGGACTATCCCCCCAACAGGCAAACTTTGCTTATGTCCTTCAGGCGGATCAACGGTTTCAAGATAATTTACGGGATTACAGCCAAAGCAGTGCCCAACTCGCAGTTTTACTCGGAAAATGGGGCCCCAATCATCCCGTGGTTGCCACCCAAATGTCTAAACAAAAACAAGCTCGTCAAGCCCTAATTCAGCGCAGTATTGCCCTACTTGGATTTCCGATTTCCCCCGACCAAGTGGCTCGCATTAATATTAGTCAAACAGCACCGGGGGCAGGACGAGAGGCTCTCTTTACTAAGTTAATTACCTTGCAAGCAGAACAGCAGGGGTTAACGGCCCAGGCCGAGGGAATGAGCCAACAGATTCTACAACTGGAGCAGCGACTACGGCTTCTGGCCCAAAAGCAGGCTGTTTTGGAGAGCTATCAGCGAGAGGTACAGATTGCCCAGGCCGTTTTTTCCTCTACATTGGCTCAAAATGATTTAGGACAGTCGAATATATTTGCTAACTATCCTCAGGTTCAGATCTTGACTCCGCCGATTTTACCGCAAGAACCCAGCTCACCAAATCCCAAGTTAGCTCTACTAGGTGCTGTTTGTAGTTCTCTGTTACTGATCGCTGGATTAACACTTTATTGGTTTAAGATCAAAAAAAATACCACAATGACTTCTGCTCAAGCAACTCAATGA
- a CDS encoding glycosyltransferase family 4 protein gives MKPKVLHIVTDLNLGGINTLIQNWQQSSLITEFNFLVAEITQLETAFNLFRPQLVLLHSACSRQILPKLLGLIGQQTKLIIVDHHYCSGFEKTVSSKFRLHLMLRLSYRLAYRVVAVSQGQSQWMLRNDLVAPEKLHILPPIPNLRPLLNILPVKSWTLPLNVGAYGRFAEQKGFDILLRTLQKYPELNITINLVGDGPDAGQLHGLAEGLRNVEISPATTDIPGLMASCQAIVIPSRWEPWGLACVEAKAAARPVIVSDVDGLSEQMNGCGILVQPDNIESLAAALQSLTKQSPSQLAQWGNQGRASVTNAWENHIKAFSTFLWDSL, from the coding sequence ATGAAACCTAAAGTTTTACATATTGTCACAGATTTAAACTTGGGGGGCATTAATACACTGATTCAAAACTGGCAACAATCGTCCCTTATCACCGAGTTTAACTTTTTAGTTGCTGAAATTACCCAACTGGAAACGGCCTTTAATTTATTTCGTCCTCAGCTTGTTCTTTTACACAGTGCTTGCTCACGTCAGATATTGCCAAAACTCTTAGGCTTGATTGGACAACAAACTAAGCTGATTATTGTTGATCATCATTACTGCTCTGGCTTTGAAAAAACGGTTTCATCTAAGTTTCGTTTACATTTGATGCTGAGACTGAGCTATCGTTTAGCCTATCGGGTTGTGGCTGTTTCTCAAGGACAGAGTCAATGGATGTTAAGGAATGATTTAGTTGCACCGGAAAAACTGCATATCCTCCCTCCAATACCCAATCTCAGGCCTTTATTGAATATCTTGCCTGTGAAATCATGGACATTACCTTTGAACGTCGGTGCCTATGGTCGGTTTGCAGAGCAGAAAGGGTTTGACATCTTACTGAGGACGCTGCAAAAATATCCGGAATTAAATATCACAATCAACTTAGTCGGTGATGGCCCAGATGCAGGACAATTACACGGATTGGCTGAGGGCTTAAGGAATGTTGAAATTAGTCCAGCTACAACCGATATTCCAGGCTTGATGGCATCGTGCCAGGCCATTGTTATTCCATCACGGTGGGAACCCTGGGGCCTGGCCTGTGTGGAAGCCAAAGCTGCGGCCCGGCCTGTGATTGTCAGCGATGTTGATGGCTTGAGTGAACAAATGAATGGCTGTGGAATTTTAGTTCAGCCAGACAACATAGAATCCTTAGCCGCAGCACTTCAATCCTTAACAAAGCAATCTCCGAGCCAATTAGCTCAATGGGGAAATCAGGGTCGGGCATCCGTTACAAACGCGTGGGAAAACCATATCAAGGCCTTTAGTACTTTTTTATGGGACAGTTTATGA
- a CDS encoding ABC transporter ATP-binding protein: MTAFTPLLNAQNLSKTYTTAWGVVDAVKEVSVSLWPGQFTAIIGRSGSGKSSLLAMISGLSRPTRGLVKIQDTNIWELSAQQRAEMRNRSFGFVFQFASLLPTLRAIDNVALPGLVGNTTTSTQAYDRAALLLEQVGLGHRCQAYPGQLSGGEQRRVAIARALMNNPPLLMADEPTGDLDETTELEIMALLLHLCRSQNISLVIVTHNLSLTQYADQVLHLDQGKITEIKQDRELDQKTDPLPLPPLKQPEGSPTQVPISLGTNLGIDRRKFLWLLPIFSVAWGLDAGLAWYQRRVARAQKQALAQLDQASHGYLYIDLQNVAYEPDGQSYRLTLVMQNLDREHPLYIQILPLRAFVQTGFTWQEIPTDVLGESRNSLIKLTTQATLETVFTPNVPQPTELIPGYMHIRIDTDLLISQRPQPEDDLIHRSDPYYFYLKPHNADDAEILRHSHYPGPPPIYISMPPH, encoded by the coding sequence ATGACTGCTTTCACCCCGCTCCTAAACGCCCAAAACCTCAGTAAAACCTACACCACGGCCTGGGGAGTCGTTGATGCCGTTAAAGAGGTGAGTGTGTCGCTGTGGCCAGGCCAATTTACTGCTATTATTGGCCGCTCCGGGTCGGGCAAGTCGTCGCTGTTAGCCATGATCAGCGGCTTAAGTCGGCCAACTCGGGGCCTGGTAAAAATCCAGGACACCAATATCTGGGAGCTATCTGCTCAGCAACGGGCGGAAATGCGGAACCGCAGTTTTGGGTTTGTGTTTCAATTTGCCAGTCTGTTACCCACCTTACGAGCGATTGATAATGTTGCTTTGCCAGGATTAGTCGGAAACACAACTACTTCAACCCAGGCCTACGACCGAGCCGCCCTATTACTAGAGCAAGTGGGATTAGGACACCGTTGCCAAGCCTACCCAGGCCAATTATCGGGAGGGGAACAACGCCGGGTCGCCATTGCCAGAGCCTTAATGAATAACCCACCGTTATTGATGGCTGATGAACCCACAGGGGACTTAGACGAAACCACAGAACTAGAAATTATGGCCCTGTTGCTCCACCTCTGTCGGTCTCAGAACATCAGCTTGGTCATCGTCACCCACAATCTCAGCCTGACCCAATATGCCGATCAGGTGTTGCACTTAGATCAAGGCAAAATCACTGAGATAAAACAAGATCGGGAACTAGATCAAAAAACAGATCCCCTTCCTTTACCACCCTTAAAGCAACCGGAAGGATCACCGACGCAAGTACCCATATCCTTAGGGACAAATTTAGGCATTGATCGGCGAAAATTCCTCTGGTTGTTACCAATTTTTTCAGTGGCCTGGGGCCTGGATGCCGGCCTGGCCTGGTATCAACGACGGGTGGCAAGGGCTCAAAAACAAGCATTAGCTCAACTCGACCAGGCCAGTCATGGTTATCTCTATATTGATCTGCAAAATGTTGCCTACGAGCCGGATGGCCAGTCCTATCGCTTAACCCTCGTGATGCAAAACCTGGATCGAGAACATCCCCTCTATATCCAAATCCTACCCCTGCGAGCCTTTGTCCAAACTGGGTTTACCTGGCAAGAAATTCCCACTGATGTCCTCGGAGAATCAAGAAACAGCCTGATCAAACTCACAACTCAAGCCACTCTTGAAACGGTCTTTACCCCCAATGTGCCTCAACCCACAGAGTTAATTCCGGGGTATATGCATATTCGCATCGACACAGATTTATTAATTAGCCAGCGACCCCAGCCGGAGGATGACCTGATCCACCGCAGTGACCCCTATTATTTCTACCTCAAGCCCCATAACGCTGACGATGCCGAGATTCTCCGCCATAGCCACTACCCAGGCCCCCCGCCCATCTATATTTCCATGCCCCCCCATTAA
- a CDS encoding ABC transporter permease has protein sequence MSRNWIFLRLALQNLGRRKTRTLLLIGAVAVATGAIFAVTTLLWGSQTSMTVSFSRLGADLLVVPQKTLVNITSALLTAAPTDLSLDSSLASQIASIPGVSQVAPQLLLRTDQSGYHRPGTMDHSVELIAFDPGHDFTVRPWLVEQLARPFQAGDVIVGGGHPEQLNQEIYLYGQKLIVYGRLERTGVGTHEQALFVNFETLQHLAEASQSGNYPLNFSPGQYSALLVKLKPGATSQQVQFAILAQAPQVKVITADVILTTVRPGLTALVQGIWLLMGAILLGLALMISVIFSAIVSERQQELGLLAAIGTKPKQLIGLVLLEATLMTGGGGLIGTGLGLGLIRLSQRTLIYDLNSLGVSFLWPGAWAMAELGLSCILGAALLGGLGALVPAWKISCHDPSELFG, from the coding sequence ATGAGTAGAAATTGGATTTTCTTGCGGCTGGCTCTACAGAATCTGGGGCGGCGGAAAACAAGAACCCTGTTACTAATCGGGGCAGTGGCGGTGGCAACGGGGGCGATTTTTGCCGTTACAACCCTGTTATGGGGATCCCAAACCAGTATGACCGTCAGCTTTTCCCGTTTGGGTGCAGATCTGCTCGTAGTTCCCCAAAAGACGTTAGTGAATATTACCTCCGCCTTACTCACGGCTGCACCAACGGATTTAAGCCTCGACTCCAGCTTGGCTTCCCAAATTGCGTCCATACCCGGTGTGTCACAGGTAGCACCTCAATTGCTGCTGCGAACGGATCAATCGGGATATCACAGGCCAGGCACCATGGATCATTCCGTGGAGTTAATTGCCTTTGACCCAGGCCATGACTTTACGGTAAGACCCTGGTTAGTCGAACAGTTAGCGCGTCCATTCCAGGCCGGGGATGTGATTGTGGGCGGCGGTCATCCTGAGCAATTGAATCAGGAGATTTATCTCTATGGACAAAAGTTAATTGTTTATGGTCGCTTAGAACGCACAGGGGTGGGAACCCATGAACAGGCCTTGTTTGTTAATTTTGAAACGTTGCAGCACCTGGCAGAGGCAAGTCAAAGCGGAAATTATCCTCTCAATTTTTCACCAGGCCAGTATTCGGCCCTCTTGGTCAAACTCAAGCCCGGAGCCACATCCCAACAAGTCCAGTTTGCCATCCTAGCCCAGGCCCCCCAGGTCAAAGTCATTACGGCAGACGTAATTTTAACGACGGTGCGGCCAGGGCTAACGGCTTTGGTGCAGGGTATCTGGCTATTAATGGGGGCGATTCTGCTCGGACTGGCGTTGATGATCAGTGTGATTTTTAGTGCCATTGTCAGCGAACGGCAACAGGAATTGGGCCTCTTAGCCGCCATCGGGACAAAACCCAAGCAATTAATTGGCTTAGTCTTGCTGGAGGCCACACTCATGACCGGCGGTGGTGGACTGATCGGAACTGGCCTGGGCCTGGGGCTAATCCGCCTCTCACAACGCACCCTGATTTATGACTTAAACAGCCTTGGAGTCTCGTTTCTCTGGCCGGGAGCGTGGGCTATGGCAGAGTTAGGACTGAGTTGCATCCTCGGGGCGGCCTTGCTGGGTGGCCTGGGTGCTCTGGTGCCGGCCTGGAAAATTAGCTGCCATGATCCCTCTGAATTGTTCGGCTAA
- a CDS encoding toxin-antitoxin system HicB family antitoxin, protein MSTLSIQLPDSLYRSLQRLAEQDGVSLDQFIALAVAEKISALTTEGYLQERASRGDRRKYEAVLAKVADVEPELHDQLPPA, encoded by the coding sequence ATGAGCACGTTAAGCATCCAGCTACCCGACTCCTTGTATAGAAGCTTGCAGAGACTTGCAGAGCAGGATGGAGTTTCCCTAGACCAATTTATTGCGCTGGCAGTTGCCGAAAAAATCTCAGCACTAACGACTGAGGGGTATTTGCAAGAGCGTGCAAGTCGTGGTGATCGAAGGAAATACGAGGCTGTGTTGGCTAAAGTCGCTGATGTTGAGCCAGAATTGCATGACCAGTTGCCGCCAGCATGA
- a CDS encoding putative toxin-antitoxin system toxin component, PIN family — protein sequence MLSPIPIPQIVIDTNVVIAGLRSRNGSAFRLLSLVGSEQFKINLSVPLVLEYEEVLLRELPNLTINLADIQDFLNFHCSVASHHQIFFLWRPFLPDPKDDMVLELAVKAGCDSVVTYNIRDFVGIEQFGIRAVTPTNFLESIGALP from the coding sequence GTGCTGTCGCCAATACCCATCCCTCAAATTGTGATTGACACAAATGTAGTTATTGCTGGGCTACGTTCTAGAAACGGGAGTGCTTTTCGTCTGTTGAGCCTCGTTGGTAGCGAGCAGTTTAAGATCAATCTTTCTGTACCGCTAGTTCTGGAGTATGAAGAGGTTCTATTGCGGGAACTACCAAATTTGACTATTAATCTCGCAGACATACAAGATTTTCTTAATTTTCACTGTTCTGTTGCTTCCCATCACCAAATTTTCTTCCTTTGGCGACCTTTCCTGCCCGATCCAAAGGATGACATGGTGCTAGAACTGGCCGTTAAAGCGGGGTGTGATAGCGTAGTGACATACAATATCCGTGATTTTGTAGGCATTGAGCAGTTTGGGATTCGTGCCGTGACCCCGACAAACTTCCTTGAGTCTATTGGAGCACTGCCATGA
- a CDS encoding type II toxin-antitoxin system PemK/MazF family toxin — protein MPNGNLTYKRGEIWWVDLKPVLGHETDKERPCLILQNDIGNQNGSTTIVAPLLPGTKTYPFVVNIAPTPQNGLDRDRHINLSQMRAVDAQRIKNKQGVLEDVYWAEIEKAVCIELGFSSAFKSFAI, from the coding sequence ATGCCTAACGGAAACTTAACCTACAAGCGAGGAGAAATATGGTGGGTTGATCTGAAACCTGTTCTTGGTCATGAAACCGATAAAGAGCGCCCTTGTCTAATTTTGCAAAATGATATCGGCAACCAAAATGGTTCAACAACAATCGTTGCGCCCTTGTTGCCAGGAACAAAGACTTATCCGTTTGTTGTGAATATTGCACCAACTCCGCAGAATGGACTCGATAGAGATCGGCACATTAACTTAAGTCAAATGAGGGCTGTAGATGCTCAGAGAATTAAGAATAAACAGGGTGTTTTAGAAGACGTTTATTGGGCAGAAATCGAGAAAGCAGTGTGTATTGAACTGGGTTTCAGTTCAGCGTTTAAGTCCTTTGCAATATAG
- the mazE gene encoding type II toxin-antitoxin system MazE family antitoxin, giving the protein MSKKVSITLDDDILDFVDRLASNRSSFINAVLSQEKRRILMKELEEAYKDQANNPELQEEISAWDVAVGDGLNA; this is encoded by the coding sequence AAGAAAGTCAGCATAACCTTGGATGACGACATTCTCGATTTTGTAGATCGGCTCGCCAGCAACCGTAGCAGCTTTATCAATGCTGTCCTTTCGCAAGAGAAGAGAAGGATTTTGATGAAAGAGCTAGAAGAGGCTTATAAGGATCAGGCTAATAACCCAGAGTTACAGGAAGAAATCTCGGCCTGGGATGTTGCCGTCGGTGATGGTTTAAATGCCTAA